The following is a genomic window from Xenopus laevis strain J_2021 chromosome 2L, Xenopus_laevis_v10.1, whole genome shotgun sequence.
CGGTAACCTGTCAACTTCACAGAGCAAAGTGAATGTGAGCTCACCGCCTATTGGCAAAATCATTATTCACTATCCATTTTGATATAGTCATATTAACATATGCTGTTTTATCAGTTCACGTATTTTTGCTTTTATCAAACAGAGTGATTGCAGTATTGCCAAGTATGTCATAAAAAGTGCAAAGTGACAGTTTGTGTGACATCAATAAGGTCAAAAACCAGCTCTTATCAGTGGGTTTATAAGCATCCCACAATATGCCATTGAACATTTTATGGCGCCCATTAAAGACTTTTCTGACGCTCGTGATGAATATGCACCAATATGTCACCACTTCCTACATTTGTCGAAAAGCTACTATAATAAACCATGACATTTAGGCAAAGAaagatctgcaaaaaaaaatacacgttTATTTGTTTGAACTTAACACACAGTATATTTTATCAGCATGATTTGTTTTGATCATGTAACATTTTTAACCTGTATATGGAACACCGAGTGTGCCATGGCCGAAACTGTTGCTAgatgagtaaataaaataaatggaacaggGGTCCTTTCTTACTTTAACTACATTTATTCTTTAATATGTAAGCTCTCTGTTCATCCTTTATTGTGTTTGTAAACAAAAGAATGTTTTGTTGAATGTGGGTGTGTCATGAGGCGTGATTTATTATGACCCTGGACACAAGCGCTAAAGGGCATAAAAATGAGATCTGCAGCTGGAGCATGCTCCTTAGTGCTCATGCATTGCTTACCCAAACTCTACCCTGGAACTTCAGATGTATGCAACGGGGCAGAGATGAAGCATGCACATTCCTGCACCTGGTCCTGTTCAGCAGTCCAAAAGTTCTGAGATGCATTTCAagccttagggctcttatacACAGCCGTTTTTGCTTTCACttccctgcgttgcgctttcttccattcagccacaggggagcgcaggagtagtcatagtcaattattttgaagggggctgtaatCACACAAATGCATGTAAGCTCCAAAGgcaggtgggatgcagcatgttgcacctgcgttcggcacatacatgcatctgtgtgagtacagcccccttcaaagtAATtaactgcgtctactcctgtgttcccctgcggctgaacggaagaaagcgcaacgcaggggagcgcaggcaaaaacggccatgtgtaagagcccttaatgcaAACAGAACTATTGCTACTAGGAATTTAAACTCCTGAAAACTCTGTTAGCTCATGTGGAAACACTTACgttaagtcagggatccccaaccttttgaacccataagcaacattcagaagaaaaaggagttggggagcaacacaagcttgaaaaatgttcttggggtgccaaataagtgctgtgattggctattggtagcccctatgtggactagcagcctacaggagactctgtttggcagtccatctggtttttatgcaaccaaaacctgcctccaagcctggaattcaaaaataagcagctgctttgaggccactgggagcaacatccaaggggttggagagcaacatgttactcacgagctactggttggggatccctgcgttAAGTGCTCATTATGTCCAATTATGTCCTGTTCTATGCAAAAAATTCTATACCACTGACTTGGAAACCCCCCACCACTACAACTATGGATGAAGATGGGTAATGATATACTGCCCTTGAAAAATTGACATACAGGGGTTGTCTAGAGAAATTAGATAAGATCTGGGGAAATTGGACTGAGTCTAGGATAGTCACAGTTGATGTGGAGGACTGGGCACTCTGGGATCTTGGTTGGCGGGAAGTAAGAAACTTTTTCTATATTGGAACCATAAAACCTTGATACATTGCATGTGCACCATCTCTGCTTGATACAACTGTGTATTAAGAGAGCATTGTAAATGTTTCAcatgtttaaatgcaaattaaaaactggggtggtacacctttcagttaacttttcagctgaccttttttattatttatagtttttggaaaAATTCTAACTCTTAAAAccccagctttaaaatgggggtcaccgaccccatctaaaaacaaatgctcattaAGGCTATAAATACAggagttattgctacttttcattacttaccTTTTGATCtgggtctctcctattcatattccagtctcctattcaaatcaatgtatggttgctggagtaatttggacccagattgctggaactgcaaactggagagctgctcaataaaaagctaaatgactctataataaaaaaatgaaaaccaatagcaaaccTCTTTAAAAAACGAATGCCTAATCCAGCTAAAGTAATGTAACTGGGGAACTCACAGGTTAATTCCATAGCTTGTAAAAACAATACAGTACGGCACATGCAAAGGCTTCTGTTGTTAAACATACCCAAAAATGCAGGTGCTAGCATGGGGAACACTACTCCAGCGCCTTATTCTTCTTATggtctgaaattaaaaaatatcacAATAATGACTAGGAGTGAACAGTGAGCTAAATACACTGTGCTTTAAATGACATTGGTATTGAAATCCATTTCATTATATTTCTAAAGCATGTTAATTAGATTAGATttgattttcttctgcagtattaTGAACATATCTTAATCTCTTGATTCCTTTGTACCTTGGTGGTTTTCTCAGTGCCTGAAGGAGTTTTGGTTTTCTGTTCAGGTAAATGTAGATGTTAGTTTGACAGCAGATATATATAATGTCTGTGACATGAGTAAGTTTTCTCCTGGGATCCTTCCATCCCAAAGTAACCAATTTAccatgaataaaaataaacaagccTTTAGATTGAAAGATTGAAGCATTGAATTTTGAGATATTAAATGCTGCCGATGCTCATTAAAATGctgccagacttttttttttttttttttaaagtccaatcTGACATGCACCCAGTAACAATGATCAAAACTGGCTcaccaggaattttttttttattggccaccactagtttatacaaacaagggaaagttgtgctcaccactaatttttaaaatcattaggcgggggtgcaatgaggctgtgaccacaaaatacatatagacaaatacaagagtcctctgcactcaacccattatcaatatatttaagacagagacattttgtgcatactgctactgaaaaatgccttaccctttaaataaaacagggattgtttgtccatatattgcaatatatttaagctggccaactggccttaaatatattgataatgggttgagtgcagaggactcttgtatttgtctatatgtattttgtggtcacagccttgttacacccccgcctaatgtttgttttatatatatatacacacacaggagaTTTCATAGCTTTTTAAATCTTTGGTTTCTGTGTGGGCGGCATCTGTTTTAGGGGAGCACAATTTAGAAATCATTCAATCTTTATACCCCTCCCATTGAAAATGTCCCCAGAAAGTGTGCAAATGGTTGTTAGGAAACCATGTATGAGTAAATAAtcattttactagttttagcttagCTAAAATGTGTTGCATAATTGTTTGCAATTAGTAAATGTATCAGTAAATATCCTTCATTTATGTAGTTAATAGGCAGAGAAACAAAATCCGCTCCCCGACTGTATTATAGATAAATACATCTGGGTGTCACTGGTTcatcatttaaccctttccctgctgtACAGCATTGCTACTCTGAAagcaatgtacttttttttacctgctaATATGTGTGTGCCCATGTTATTATTTTCCACCTCCCTTAAATTGCCTGTAGTAGAACTTGAAATTCTatggtaataaataaaataaaatagtcagAACAGAAATGATAACAATTCTTATGAGATGTTTTATAATAGTGTACATAACCGTTTACAATCACAGGCAACCCACTGCCTTCCTAAGGTTGTTTGTGTGAGATCTGTAGTTctgaaacatattaaaaaaagtcaCTGGCTTTATATAGCAATGTTCAGTAGAGAAGCAGAATATCCAACAATACATCCAAGCCATAATTGGTCAGTCTGTGCTTGTCTGTCTGATGTCCCCCAATGTATCATTGTTTTCCAGGGAAATTAAAGTTGTCCCATTGTCTTTTCCCAAATTCCCAAAAATCAGCCATGATCTTAGCCTTGTTATAATAATGTGAATATCATCAGTGCACATATACCTTAACACAAAGTGGAACAGACACTTGCATCTAATTCTCTGCAAAACAAGGTAGCAGCAGTAGTTGGGTCTTAGCTCAGTAGGACCTTGTCTTTTTGGAACTGTTTCACCAAGTCTGTGAGTATTTCCAGGCCCTCCACAAGTCCCTCCCCAGTAGTTGCAGAACAGCCCTGTATGTGCCACTGGTGCCCTTGTATCTTCATCAAGCCTAATTCTTCTGCCACCTCCATTGGTCTCCTGGCACCGGGAAGATCTTGCTTATTGGCCATCACCAGAAATGGGATGCCTCTAATTTTATCATTGTCCAGAATTTCTTCCAGCACCAGGCTGGCTTCCTTGAACCTCTCCCAATCAGCACTGTCCACAACAAAGACCAGGCCATCAATATCGACAAAGTAATGCTTCCAAAGAGGTCTGAGCTTATCCTGACTCGCCACATCCCACACGGTGAAGGACACGTTACGGATGGGCTCCACTGTCTCAACATTGAATCCGATGGTGGGGATTGTACGAACAGTCTCATTAAGCTTTACCTTGTACAGGACTGTGGTCTTGCCAGCGGCATCCAGGCCCAGCATAACGATTTTAGCCTTGGTGGCAAAGAAGCCCATAAGGGTTTTGTAGAGGGAGCTGAAGAGAATACCCATGGCTGTTGCTTCTTCTCTATAGTCCGATCTGCCTGCTCTTTTCAATCTCTTCACTGGAGATCTGTCTGCTCGCTTCAGCCCCTGTAATGAACTTTGCCTGCTGCTCCCATTATATATACTCACCTTTGCCTGACAGATTGCTCCTGGTAACAGAGACGATGTGACTGCAGGAATTCCCCGCCCTGCTCTGTCATTCCAGGATCTGTTGGAAGAATTCACAACTATCACTTTCGACACACTCAGCGATGACAGCAgcagaggaagtgacatcatgcatAAGGGATCCACACATACAACTTTATTTAAAACTGTTAAAGTTTAACAAAAATGCACAGATTTTCAAAGCACAGAGAATTTCCAAAAAATTACCATTtattgtgtaagaaaaaaaatgaaagccagtgttTCTGCAAGTGGACAGATAATTAAAGCATTGCTGAGTGACTTGCTGCCTAGCTTGATTGCTGGTATATTTTGTATAAGGCAGTGATGGCCATGTTCGTCGCTTTGACGAACTACAACTCTCTATGTTTTCACATCCATTCAGAAATGCTATGTGGCATCtttttaaaggaggactaaaccctaaaaattaatgtggctaaaaatgccatattttatatactgaacttattgtaccagcctaaagtttcagcttctcaatagcagcaatgatccaggacttcaaacttgtcacaggggctcaccatcttggaaagtatctgcaactctcacatgctcagtgggctctgagctgttgagaagctaagcttaggggtcgtcccAAATTATCCttcagaaaataaggttggcctgtaatataagatgatgctacagggctgattattaaattctgatgctaattgcactggtttctgtgctgtcatgtagtaattatatgtattaattactaatcagtcttatattgtgacataggGAGgtagatttatgaagggtcgaatttcgagttcatgggagttatttaaaactcccatgaactcccatgaactcgaaattcgaccaactgcaatttattaataaattaaaaattttaaaactcgggtgaatggaatcgacctgcaaactcaaattgaatttgaatcgaattcgaatctattttgattcaagttttttctccgaaaaaacttgaatgtcaggaaggcagcaaacaactccaaattgatcccagaacgtcccccataggctaaaacagcaattcatttATTAGTTTCATAAACAAGTATGatagaatacaaatgtaaaaatccaATTGAATATCCGTTACATCATTTAGAGTAAACAGCCAATTGTTACAAAGTTcaaacataaattataaattccaaaattgaaaataacttaaaataacaaaaaaaaaaaataataataatcctggAATTAGATCATTAGACCATTAGACCATATATGTTTAGATGTTAAGCAACCCCACATTAAACAATAACCTCCTCTTAGACCtgtcaaataattctaaatatttaGACCAGATATGATAAAAAGAGTGAGAGGGCTCATCATTTCTATAGTCAAATCGTAAAGCTTCCTGCAGATACGGCTGGCCCAATGAGGACAGAATTTCTTTTAAAGTAGGAACCTCCTTCCTAATCTAGTAAATAGAGATAAGTTTCCTAGTGGCATTCATGAAAAGATTTAAAACATTTAGTAGATCCTTACCTTTATGAAAGCCTAGATTTATGAGGCGTATGTCACCATCTATTATATCTAGTGGAGCAAAAATAGGGCATAACTTAATTTCTCTTCCtagactaaaggtccccatagacacgaaGATTTCTCTTGCCCAACGACTGGttttagcgaagtccaaccaatccttcaaaattatcgtgcggttagtgggattcgaacgatcgaaaatcttacgatttttcagccgacatctgtcaggaaattgatcgaccaggttaaaaaatctttatcggtcccagtgcaatctatctatgtttgcagggacaagcaggcagctaccctttgttttcctggcaaattggtctttttagttgatggacaattcgtacgatcgtatgatcgttcggagataatcatggtctcacgatgatgtgtaagggtatgaagccatgttctacaatatatttgtatttaattacctgtactagtcacttcagtcagtaggtggcagcaaaggaaatggaataagtacaatgctgtgtatagtaatgaaagtttatattcattcacctctcaaaacgtgaataaggctaatttaggggagtgatctgaaccccacaagtgtgctagtaaactgtaattacaggtttggggttgtatgaacaagttcgattaatgcatcacagattatctaaggaggtggagtcctgagaggaacaggaagtgatgtgagACTCCCTTCTGGAGCACCTAAGGACAGTTTTTGCAGTGATTGATCCAGGGTttcctgtctgtgtggttttggcCGTGGAAAGACCTGTGGATTCAGAAGGAAGCATGGAAAGCTTGCTTAAAGCACCCAAGGAACTGTAAGCGCAGCCTTGCTGCATCATAGTGCATACCAGTGACAtttttgtatattacagtacattgATAGAGACATACTTCGCTGGGCTTGGAACTGCATACAGGGAAGCCTCGTGTAAAGAGAAGGACACATTACCTGTGGATTACAAATAGTATTGCGCAATACTTAAGGGTGCACCCCAAAGACAAAGACCTGgaaggaacatttaggggcagccaGGCTGCTTTGCGGACTGTGGGGGAATATTTAGCAGGAGTTAGTTTTAGGTTAGGCAGTATTACTGTTACTGTGTGATTTATACCTTGTTATCTGACTGTTTATACATGCCCAGCtatttaacatttattattgTTCAGTAAACTTCACTGCTGGGTAAGAACcattgtctgtgtctgtgtggcatCGTGTACCCTCTGAATCTGTGAGCCCACCCCTCGCTTCCGCTTTCAGTTGGCGCTGCGAGCAGGGTACATTGATCGCCATGCAGAACCCAGCCGGTCATGAGGCCGCTCCTGCCATAGCCCCCATTGCCCCTCCTGCCGTGGGAGTAGCTCCGACCATGTGTTTGCCCGCAGGAGCAATACTGAACCAGCTAGTACGGTTTGACGGCCAGAACATGCTGCTAGAAGACTGGGCCACTTACCTTAAAAGTACCCTTAGGTTGTACAATTTGACTCCTGATCTGCAATCCGATGTGGCGCTGAACGCCCTGGAAGGGGATGCGAGACGCACTGTAATGCTACGCCCAGAGGAGGAGAGGAAGACTCTGGAGGCCATACTCTCAATTCTTGAGCCTATCTACGGAGAAACGGCCGGTACCGGCAGCCTTAGGTCTCGCTTATTCACTCGCTTCCAGCTTGAAGATGAGACTATCCCCCAGTTTGCGAATGCTCTTCAAGAGATATGGGCACACATACAGAGAAGAGAGGGCAATGGCGCTAATGTTCTTGGAACTGGAGACCAAATCCTTCGGGACCAGTTTGTTCTGGGATTGCGCAGTCCCCCCCTCCGCCAGATCCTCAGGGAACGTATCCTGGTGGATGCTACGCTGCAATTTCACAAGGTACAGGCTGAAGCGGTGGCCAGAGACAAGGAGGAGGCCTATGGGGCTTACACCGTGAGGATGCAGGCTGTAAGAAGTCCAAGAACTCTTTCTGAGGAAGGGGAGCTGCAAGAGACTGTGAAGGCACTCAGTGCATCCCTGGGAGAAATCCAGAAGCAGTTGGCACAGTTGCAAGTTTCAGCAATGGCCCCAGTCCAGCCGGATTACTGGCAGAGGAGTGCCGCCCCAATGGGTCCCCCTCGATATCCCGTGGCTACAGAGGCCAGAGTGAGAAGTTCCCCCAGGCACTGGGCTGACCGGACACCACCTGAAGAGGCGCAGTCGTGGGGCCCTCCCAGGAACCGGAGAACTATGGGCCCACAGTGTTGGGTTTGTCAAGAAAGAGGACATATCTCCCGTCAATGCCCGCAAAGGGGCCTACATCCAGAACAGCCGCCGTTAAACGGGAATCCCTCGCGGTAGTGGGGCACACCGTGGGGGAAGCCAGGTGCCAAGCTATTCCTAACGACCCCCGGGACCTGGTTGCCGAAAGCCCCTACCTAACAGTGCAAATTGAAGAACAGATGGTGGGATGTCTTATAGACACAGGGTCAGAAGTTACCACCATGCCAGTGGAGTTCTTCGAAAAGCACTTCGGACACATGTTGAAACCTGACAAGGGTACTGTGATTAAGCTGACGGCGGTAAATCAGACTGCTATACCAGTGTTCGGAGTGGCTTGGATGCGGATGAAGCTATGTGGACAGGATGTCGGCAGGAAGGGAGTGGTACTGGTAGAGAATCCGGCTCGGTGTGGAGCTCCCGTGGTATTGGGGATGAATGTCCTGAGAGGGCTAGATCAGCTCCTGTTTACAAAGGAGGGACCGGGCTACTGGAAGAAAACGACTTCCCACAAGCCTACCCAGAGGGTATTCCAGAGGCTGATCCGGACCTGCGGTATCTGCAAAAGCACCCCTGAAGATAAGCCAGTGGGAGCAGTGTATGCCCCATATGGAAGAGCCTGTATCGTACCCCCACGACAGGAAAAGATTATACGAATGCCTGTCGGAGGCTGGCGGAAATTGAATGGGATAGGAGTGCTAGTAGAGCCACTGGGTGTGTCAGAAGCTGGACGGAGCCCAGTGATTGCCAGAACCATTGTGACAGTAATGGACGGTCATGTGGTAGTCCGGTGTGTCAACATACACGACCATGAAGTTACCTTTCATGCTGGAGAGAAAGTGGCTGAGCTACATGTTCTGCAAGGAGTACCACTCACAGGAAGACAATTCGCCCTACGGTCAGTTGAAAATGATATCTGGACCCTGGCAGTGGACCAGAACTCAGTGGAAGAGCCCACGCCTGAATGGAATGGCAGGCGGATCTTGGAGCAAATGAAGATCGACGCCGACCAATTCACCGCCGACCAGTTGGAGAAGATCGAAGCTGTAGTATGGGAGTTTCAATGCACTTTTTCCCGGTGTGAAGAGGACTTTGGCTGTACCACAGTTATAGAACATGAAATACTGACTGGGGATACTCCTCCAATTCGAGAAAGGTACCGGCAGATTCCGCCCACTCTCTACCAAGAGGTGAAGACAATGCTGTCTCAGATGTTAGATAGTGGAGTAGTCAAAGAGAGCCAGAGTCCATGGGCGGCGCCAGTGGTCTTGGTGCGGAAGAAGGATGGGTCCTTGAGGTTTTGCGTGGACTATAGAAAGTTAAACGCTGCCACAGTAAAGGACGCTTTCCCCCTGCCAAGGATTGAAGAGTCCCTGACGGCACTACAGAGGGCCAAGTATTTCTCAACCTTGGACTTGGCAAGTGGCTACTGGCAAGTACCTATGGCAGAAAAGGATAGACAGAAGACAGCCTTTATCTTACCTATGGGGTTGTATGAGTTCAACAGAATGCCTTTTGGACTAACAAATGCTCCGGGTACATTTCAACGCCTAATGGAACACTGCCTAGGTGAACTGAACTTTGAGTCAATTCTGATCTACCTGGATGACATAATAGTCCATGCTCCGACGTTTGAAGAACATTTGAGAAGATTGCGGCAAGTGTTAAGTAGACTCCGTGCCCATGGTCTCAAGATCAAACCGAGGAAGTGTCATCTCTTTCAAACAAGATTAGAGTATCTGGGACACGTTGTATCAGCTGAGGGAGTTTGTCCTGCAGAGAGCAAGATAGAGGCAGTGAGTAAGTGGCCACAGCCTAAGACACTTCGAGAAGTGAAGGCGTTTCTTGGACTGGCTGGATATTATCGAAGATTTATAAAAGGCTTCGCAAAGATCGCCG
Proteins encoded in this region:
- the arl11l.2.L gene encoding ADP-ribosylation factor, whose translation is MGILFSSLYKTLMGFFATKAKIVMLGLDAAGKTTVLYKVKLNETVRTIPTIGFNVETVEPIRNVSFTVWDVASQDKLRPLWKHYFVDIDGLVFVVDSADWERFKEASLVLEEILDNDKIRGIPFLVMANKQDLPGARRPMEVAEELGLMKIQGHQWHIQGCSATTGEGLVEGLEILTDLVKQFQKDKVLLS